One genomic segment of Mycolicibacterium gilvum includes these proteins:
- a CDS encoding SRPBCC family protein, whose protein sequence is MWTVDRTLDAPADTVWQILTDLDAWPRWGLTVTKAEMDGSAFELGATGRVWTPVGVPLPFVISELDQGRTWAWNVAGVPATRHGVEPLENGSRVWMSAPVWAPAYLPVLSLALRRIDEMAAQFRTG, encoded by the coding sequence ATGTGGACGGTGGACAGGACCCTCGATGCACCCGCGGACACCGTGTGGCAGATCCTGACGGATCTCGACGCGTGGCCGCGGTGGGGTCTTACCGTCACCAAGGCTGAGATGGACGGGTCCGCGTTCGAACTCGGGGCGACGGGGCGGGTGTGGACGCCCGTGGGGGTGCCGTTGCCGTTCGTGATCTCCGAACTGGACCAGGGCCGGACGTGGGCGTGGAATGTCGCCGGCGTCCCGGCGACCCGGCACGGAGTCGAGCCGCTGGAGAACGGCTCCCGGGTCTGGATGAGCGCCCCGGTGTGGGCGCCCGCCTACCTGCCGGTGCTGTCGCTCGCCCTGCGGCGCATCGACGAGATGGCCGCGCAGTTTCGAACGGGCTGA